The genomic stretch TCATCCGGAAGAGGGGTTTCCGCGTGGTCCACAATGTGGGCCAACTGGAATACTACACTTAGAATCACACCGGCAACGTAGTGCATAATAAAGAATCCAAGCAATACTTGCCACCATGCGATATCGACAAAAACCATTGGGAGTACAATCCAGATGGTCAAATAAATCACTTTTGTGATCACCAAAGTACTCCAGTTGATTACCGGGTTGGGAAGTTTTCCGTAGCTCAACTTCCTCTTCATGTAACGGTACATCTGCTGGAAATCCGTGGTAATGGCCCAGTTAAAGGTCAACAATCCATAAAGGAAAATAGAGTAGTAGTGCTGAAATTTATGGTGCTTTCTCCACTCGGCATGTTTGGAGAATCTTAAAACGCGTCCGGCTTCCATATCCTCGTCATGTTCGTGGATGTTGGTATAGGTATGGTGCAGTACATTGTGCTGTACTTGCCAGTTGTAAACATTACCGGCCAAAATGTAGATGCTGCTCCCCATCAACTTGTTCACCCATTTTTTGTTGGAATATGCGCCGTGGTTTCCATCGTGCATAACGTTCATTCCAACTCCGGCCATTCCTACGCCCATTGTTATGGAAAGTAGCAAGTAGCCCCAAAAAGGGAGGTCAAGGGTCAACATTAAAAAGTAGGGGGTCAAAAAAATGGCAAACATCACAATGGTTTTCAAGTGAAGTTTCCAGTTCCCGGTTTTCTTAAGGTCGTTTTCTTTGAAGTATTCGTTTACTCTCTTGTTCAGTGTTCTGAAAAACTGTGCTGAATCTCTTCTTGAAAACCGGACGGTATTCTTATCCATAAAAAAATATTTTTACAAAGGTAACTAAAAAGCTTTTTTAGAGTTACAACCTTTTGTTAGAACGGTGTTAAGGTCTATAAAAGTATTAATTTTGTCAAAATTAACTTCTATCCTATGAAAGCGGAGCTCATCTTTAAATATTTTACGACGCTCAACCAAGAACAGAAAGAACAGTTTGCCAAATTGGAAGGGTTGTACCAGGACTGGAACCAAAAGATAAATGTGGTTTCCAGAAAGGATATTGATGAGCTGTACCTTCGACATGTGTTGCATTCGTTGGGGATTGCCAGGGTTCAATCCTTTAACGAGGGGTCGGAAATTTTGGATGTCGGAACCGGAGGCGGCTTTCCGGGTATTCCGTTGGCCATCATGTTCCCAAACGTGAAATTTACCCTTGTGGATGCCATCGGAAAAAAAATAAAGGTGGTCAACGAAGTGATAGAGGGACTGGGTTTGGAAAATATTGAGACCCATCATTCAAGGGTCGAGGAAATTCCCGGACAATTTGATTTTATTGTCAGTAGGGCCGTGGCAGCAATGCCAACATTTGTACATTGGACCAAGGGGAAGGTTAAAAAAGAATCCGCCCATCAGCGAAAAAATGGCATACTTTACCTGAAGGGCGGAGACCTTACGGAAGAGCTGAAGGGTTACGAAACCGTTCAGACCTTCGATTTAAACGAATATTTTGAGGAGGATTTCTTTGATACCAAAAAAGTGGTGTACTTACCTCAGAAGTATAAAGGATAGCTTAAATGCTGTACATCCTTTTATATACCAACCTACATTTTCGGGCATAATCCTTGGCGTATAGCCATAATTGCTGATATTTTTTGATCATCAATTTCCCCCATCCATTACTTCTAACTGTCATAACTAATTGATTTAAGGTAAACAAAGATAAATATATTACGTTTAGTTTACAATTAGTTAACGTTAAATTTACATTTAAATTATGCTTTGATAGATTATTTTATTGTTAGTCATTTGAAAAAAGGATGTTAAAGAGGGTTTTTGTAAAGTTCGGTCTAATCCAATTTATCGAATGTTTTGCCATTTTGCTCTAACCGATAACCTGTTATCGCTCCCGATGCATTCCTTAAGAAATACACATATTCACTGTCTACATCCGAGAAAACATCGTCGTTTTCATGGTAAATGGGATAAAACAGATGGTCGATTTCAACTTCTAGATTCCCTTGGTGCTTGTTGTATCTTAATTTGAATGTTGTATCATTTTTGTATTGATAAACGCCCTCAAAATCCTGAAAAAATCCTTCCTGTTTTGTATTGGCATATGGATTCGATTCCGATAAGAGGAGCCCGTTGCCCATGTTCCAGTTGTCATATTCCATATAATAAGCGGTTCTTTTGGCTGCGTTTATGCCCTGTAATTTGGCAACGATATGCAGGGCACCGTCGATTCCGGCCGAAATCCCTGCCGTGGTGATTACCTCACCGTTGTCCACATATCTAACATTTTTACGTACATCCACTTCGGGGTAGTTCGTTTCCAGATCGGAAAGAGCGTTGTGGAATGTTGTGGCTACTTTTCCATTAAGTATGCCCGCTTCGGCCAATACAAATGCACCGGTACAGACCGAGAAATGGTACTCAATATCCTCTTGTTTTTTTACCCATGCAATTACCTCTTCGTTTTGGGAAGCGGCCTGCGAATTCCCTCCAAAAAAGGCCAATATATCCGCTTTTGGAGCATCCTTTATACTATAGTCGGGAACCACGGTTAAAATGCCTTGCGATTTAATGGGGTCTTTGGTGGCCGATACGGTAAAAACCCGATATCCGGCATAACTGAATACTTCCATAGGTCCTGCAAAGTCCAATACTTCCACCCCATCTTGAAGGTAGAAGGCAATGGTTTTGGATGTTCCTTTCTGTATCAGCGGCATATTGCAATGCTCGCAGACCCCGGGAGCATCATGGGTAACGTTGTCACATTCACTGTTGCAGGGCGGACATATGTATTCGGTGTTGGATTCTTTGGTGCTTTGGGCCATGGTCGTTACGGAGATAAAGCAAATTACTAAACGTGCTAACTGTTTCATTTTTTTAGACTGATGATTTCTTCAAAATTAGAAAGTTCGCTATCGACCTGAAAGGACAATTATGCTCAGTTTTGAGACACCTACGCACCTAATTTTTGGAACTTACCTCTGGTGCTTTTTTAATAACGCCCTTAATTGGTTGCTGCTTTTAAGTCCGCAGGCCTGTGCTGCGGCGCTTATCTTGGAGCCATTGGAAAGTAGCTGTGTTGCACGCTCCGTACGCAATTGGTCCAAATAATCTCCAATTGTAATTCCAGTAGTGTTTTTAAACAGGCGGGTAAGGTTCCTGCGGCTCATATGAACCGTTTCGGCGAGGGTTTCTACCTTGACTTTTTCTTCGAGATGCTGTGACAGCAAATCCTGGACCATGTGGATTCTATTGTCCAAATGATTCCTGTAACGCAGGTAAATGCTTAACTGTGGATCTTTTGGGGTGCGTCGCGAATAAATCACTACTTCTTTTGCAATTTTAGAGGCAAAAACGGGTCCCAAGAGTTCTTCTATTATATAAAGGGCCAAATCTATACCGGATGAGACGCCGGCACTCGAGTAGATGTTTCCATCTTTTACGATCAATCGATCGCTTAGGACTTTGGTCCTTGGGAATCTATTCTTAAAATCTTCAATGTACTTCCAATGCGTAGTGCATTCTTTTTCATCTAAAACACCAGCCATTCCCATAAGGTAAGCCCCTGTGCAGACCGAACAGATTTTGACGCCGGTTTTATTTTGGGTTTTGAGCCATTCAAAGAACAGGGAGTGCTTCTGTTTGAATTGTTCGGACAACAATAAATGGGATTCCAAACCCGGAATAAACAAAAGATCTTCTTTGTTTAATCGGTAGCGCTCAAAGAATTCTAAATTGCCCATGGATATACCTGCGCTGGATGATTGTTGTAAATTTTTGTCCAAACTCAAATAATGGACATCGATGTCGGCTCCATATTCTTTCGCTTCATAAAACAGTTGAGCAGGACCGGCAAAATCCAAAAGTTGTACCTCTGGGGGAATCAAAAAGAAGACTCGGAACTTGGTTTTGTAGTTCATTTTTTTTGATAAAGGTCATCGATGTCGGTGATGGAGATATCAACAAGTAGCTTTCCCATTTTGGCACACACCAAATTGAAGAATGTTTCACCTTTTTCTTTGGTCGCCTTGCTGGGGTCGCCAACCCCTGTATCTTGGGTCACTTTGGACCAAGGCCGTTCGGTCCATGCCCAGCCTTCGGAAAAGGCGTTGATTTTGTTTTTGAGTTCTTTGCCTTCTCCCCAATCTTCTTTTGGAAGTACCAGGTTGGGCGTTAAATGCAGGATAAGGCTGGTCTCCATTTCATCGGCATGGTCGCCCGGTTTTTCAAATACGCCCGAATCATTGCCAAGTTTGAACCAGTTGGTAACACAAAGGAACATTTCAGGGAAAAGAAGCCCGAGTTCCCTGATGATGGCCTTCCAATTATTGCCTCCATGGCTGTTCAATATCATAAACTTTTTTATGCCCTGTCGATCCAATACAGTAATCAAATCCTTCAAGATGGCAAATTGCGTGCTGGGATTCAGGTTCATGTCCAAGTAAATGTCCGATTGTCCCGTGTTCACTCCAAAGGGTATGTTTGGCAATACAATTACTTTGCTCCCTTG from Flagellimonas oceani encodes the following:
- a CDS encoding fatty acid desaturase family protein: MDKNTVRFSRRDSAQFFRTLNKRVNEYFKENDLKKTGNWKLHLKTIVMFAIFLTPYFLMLTLDLPFWGYLLLSITMGVGMAGVGMNVMHDGNHGAYSNKKWVNKLMGSSIYILAGNVYNWQVQHNVLHHTYTNIHEHDEDMEAGRVLRFSKHAEWRKHHKFQHYYSIFLYGLLTFNWAITTDFQQMYRYMKRKLSYGKLPNPVINWSTLVITKVIYLTIWIVLPMVFVDIAWWQVLLGFFIMHYVAGVILSVVFQLAHIVDHAETPLPDEAGNMKNTWAIHQLFTTVNFGTKNRIVNWFTGGLNHQVEHHIFPNISHIHYTNISKIVKQTAQEFNLPYHEYKTTRKAIISHFKHLKELGKKPALQYQ
- the rsmG gene encoding 16S rRNA (guanine(527)-N(7))-methyltransferase RsmG; translation: MKAELIFKYFTTLNQEQKEQFAKLEGLYQDWNQKINVVSRKDIDELYLRHVLHSLGIARVQSFNEGSEILDVGTGGGFPGIPLAIMFPNVKFTLVDAIGKKIKVVNEVIEGLGLENIETHHSRVEEIPGQFDFIVSRAVAAMPTFVHWTKGKVKKESAHQRKNGILYLKGGDLTEELKGYETVQTFDLNEYFEEDFFDTKKVVYLPQKYKG
- a CDS encoding DJ-1/PfpI family protein — its product is MKQLARLVICFISVTTMAQSTKESNTEYICPPCNSECDNVTHDAPGVCEHCNMPLIQKGTSKTIAFYLQDGVEVLDFAGPMEVFSYAGYRVFTVSATKDPIKSQGILTVVPDYSIKDAPKADILAFFGGNSQAASQNEEVIAWVKKQEDIEYHFSVCTGAFVLAEAGILNGKVATTFHNALSDLETNYPEVDVRKNVRYVDNGEVITTAGISAGIDGALHIVAKLQGINAAKRTAYYMEYDNWNMGNGLLLSESNPYANTKQEGFFQDFEGVYQYKNDTTFKLRYNKHQGNLEVEIDHLFYPIYHENDDVFSDVDSEYVYFLRNASGAITGYRLEQNGKTFDKLD
- a CDS encoding GlxA family transcriptional regulator; the protein is MNYKTKFRVFFLIPPEVQLLDFAGPAQLFYEAKEYGADIDVHYLSLDKNLQQSSSAGISMGNLEFFERYRLNKEDLLFIPGLESHLLLSEQFKQKHSLFFEWLKTQNKTGVKICSVCTGAYLMGMAGVLDEKECTTHWKYIEDFKNRFPRTKVLSDRLIVKDGNIYSSAGVSSGIDLALYIIEELLGPVFASKIAKEVVIYSRRTPKDPQLSIYLRYRNHLDNRIHMVQDLLSQHLEEKVKVETLAETVHMSRRNLTRLFKNTTGITIGDYLDQLRTERATQLLSNGSKISAAAQACGLKSSNQLRALLKKHQR
- a CDS encoding creatininase family protein: MPRPYILAETNWKHLKDESFDLAILPWGATEAHNYHLPYATDVIEGTSIAEESARIAWEQGSKVIVLPNIPFGVNTGQSDIYLDMNLNPSTQFAILKDLITVLDRQGIKKFMILNSHGGNNWKAIIRELGLLFPEMFLCVTNWFKLGNDSGVFEKPGDHADEMETSLILHLTPNLVLPKEDWGEGKELKNKINAFSEGWAWTERPWSKVTQDTGVGDPSKATKEKGETFFNLVCAKMGKLLVDISITDIDDLYQKK